A single genomic interval of Labrus bergylta chromosome 18, fLabBer1.1, whole genome shotgun sequence harbors:
- the mgaa gene encoding MAX dimerization protein MGA a isoform X2: MASKKQRGMVFCEEGGFTPAADHLPECFAALKPGRRNEGGKHSTCLTNEEAGMMGSPYMNPSEEAIKATVGLPALKYPAGSDSISPGGLSPACVCRGIRVTLDNNSMWNEFFKCRTEMILTKQGSRMFPYCRFRISGLQPSRKYTLIMDIQPLDNSKYEWTGSSWQVAGKAESQVKSAPFAHPESPSTGQHWMLNPVSFYKLKLTNNLTDQEGNTMLHPMHRYLPRLHIFQTDKPVKDIKLSGPAVFTFTFPQTEFMAVTAYQNSHFAQLKVDCNPFAKGLKEDISKLKVNSKKDYSKDGGTTTNKLHPVKKSLKSLLENHKLRTSKAANLMPSVSCDLQTTNRDQSAAKISGESSRSPPAQKLFSELIREAHVSLQRCNMDQLSNNNIHHTTEWTNTKTTTLKHNGQEGSKPVRTHGETSATNKDEAVVSTRKVRQDPVKSLNISTDCPATSASSTPLAAHYLSVDSEHQQDLSVDSERQQNSFVESEHQQNSSVDLAHTLNSSVDQPKPEAPSEDQVKQHKRPAQLPLPALALFLKQHSTKRKKAKIRQDSPPPALPSETSSEPMTLNPASSKDPPKDITQSKKQTSSCADECLSPDEPSTWPSSPSGQEATAASNGQRTDYMSMSDPEITTEHQADSPPVLSSSDELLCPPLTSFSPMSSFSLIPSPSSDLVLPVEISHPSASPTMKTECLLPDPECSSFAFEPLSPTSSPEPLPSLPVSITLELSSQTSEYKCVHPEEESAESVFKWHTVLPPPEPDVHSSFTTFQSTPHTLPLASVPSPVLPSETASLPEPQSLDPSTSPPEMFQVNEQSLPFSAELSPLALQLPLSPTFSSLDGDPLSPTPSLADLVHLFSMDDDLGLGVEFSNSESVAATCLPSSTVEADPQESSQPLQMVQANKPCKRRKKCRRRKVARTHTDQEKDNSTYTCMQANLEEVEEQLFISFTSKEALKLHIVDSLKVSDPEAQRTHEGHLQTPEGHLQTPEDSPEHDSLEKKIAAFQKILLRDLKLMRHRQVIHPVLQEVGLKMNLLDPTQAIDLQYLGVRLPLPPPGLSVDPSNPGVCGAFVSRTGKTTDVTQIKGWREKFSPSEAPPPPALPEVGPGPDTQKKNLSAFCSDMLDQYLENEGKLIDRQVDSLSQQQSDPPVYQLPTTSTSYVRTLDSILKKQVASDLISGFIPPSKRPKLPPKEPRTYLRETTKQRGPKSHKPRPESALTSGSSPAESTHITKLPIVPTAAASLSSAAPPISEPLAPINKPKKQRHIVRVPFASGPPPKVKESRKLKPRTMSQTLIHPSITNVVSEDLAPLDSDPEQGNKTHSVPVMTRGLLRQKDLEDGGVWEGKPRTRITEERAAVALTSLFTLKGFVIENPTTPVQVVRRQAPPCLNEFCRLGCVCCSLSHGCRISHCGRPACMLGCSCLKQKVVLLKHLDPDSSPSHQGNRKRRRRRRMKMAYVLKEADSVSQPAQRVRTLWKRDGRDSDQDPIHIPKAVHRPCPSERTTVSSCARVRGYFLKRRSHKVKDTPEDKKSKDGRLKRVKLKDPQRSTPSAALGPDQVVSSVQSPSSCIELTPKPSKRLIILTEGKWGSAADRSMVLKHLCERMAQDQLNQSFCLGGYRITPISQTAEGDGADSCIQYRVHISIPEPEKPAQQAPNTDQQQEHMKQVFREADPPEEWQREVEAKEAEPPEDWQRALEEEEAEPSEDWQREVEEDEAEPPEDWQREVEEEEEEAEPSKNDQTKDVSEEKAASTYHQVHDANHREEQDIRSEKKKRISLGLPFLTGVSPAGFLMTKRKQPGGTDHLVQVNGKLYPLAKIQLGQMGALHPANRLAAYLTGRVGSNRKQHGSSAEPHQSRSPGTPHHNVSSSSPVVGIPLPKPQPSVPIPSIQTPPTESHLPVFLHQSAALSNPPTPEGTGSRVVTMMLYPNRTGKTNQVTVVPAASSSSAHLPGPNPALKVSQVWMVPATGPLQGPVRGPSPTSTGQRMILKPVQTTSGLQFYRRPDGKLVQLVPLSQLRPVPKIQEKNKIQDQKKIQDQTCSVQKVLQPAYCQTSDPQSLPLLPAPTQPPSAVLAQRETCKFKVFPTDHTKDPMIVTCVKVPLPPPTKMAASSPLLPKASVNLLSLNPDKGEGASLGVKTVTTAPCGVVVHQKPHTIIQTTSRSQSNPPGSEVSLSPPQPPAHRTGPEPEPCSNLRDLDMMCVETEVVAAGTVVGDKQQSETLETEETENSSDFEEETDEERDSVKSQPDNIRHNMLEKQRRVKMMKLFKNLRRELGQDEKTPKIHILKKAKEAIQELRTAQTNLTGIKRLLMKRRDHYLNIIAPPTGSKHKEVIEEAGLLSDKMYELTDNSSDEEKVIALTTNVMDSQVEHDVQSVTMGMMDEIGQLSDAQRSLSSIMEDLDSKDALSAKKLLRDQRVNTAFKALQSVMNDKNSARTHLLKQACREIQTLQCEMKLLKSLKSCLRQQRDAYMKKIQQGSGKSQQGILRKHQVSKKDKAANHLQDTEGGVASSSTDDDIILTSSNLQQPIKAPHTLTPPTPTPVQTHFLKNPPVLAPTVTHNSSGVKDRTRTIPNILTRRRKMVKGEKELPLYQALVPTEALSLAGALLPGQPVLTMTPVMSGPSVLQTSASAGVASVTLSIPGLTNQQIHITSLPQPQTAQNINNQLQLVQPTKQQEQLMTRNTDQQPTTHEQLVIQQQPVTQQQQPVTQQQQPVTQQQQPVSQQLVTQKVVAQQQPVTQPPPVNCQQTPQVSPGESSFRRLGLEDSVGVSIRGGADCLTSLLDEIVFLNQQNSKETEVGVLFPGKQFFEVGLQEESSTVGEVSEQGGASEPGGASEQGSPWLLRLDSDSEDTVTTETAQTETTTGQSQPSPVVLTPPPLLQMKVGGATEADLSSIDGAAVVGEETRRDGDMTWRPMPRLVPLGLRGHASS; encoded by the exons ATGGCTTCTAAGAAGCAGAGAGGAATGGTTTTCTGTGAGGAAGGGGGGTTCACACCTGCAGCAGACCACCTACCTGAGTGCTTTGCAGCTCTTAAACCAGGGAGGAGAAATGAAGGTGGGAAACACAGCACCTGTTTGACGAATGAAGAAGCCGGTATGATGGGTAGCCCCTACATGAACCCATCAGAGGAAGCCATCAAGGCTACTGTTGGACTTCCTGCTTTGAAGTATCCAGCAGGTTCAGATAGCATTTCACCTGGTGGCCTGTCACCTGCCTGTGTCTGCAGAGGCATCAGAGTGACTCTGGACAACAACAGCATGTGGAACGAGTTCTTTAAATGCAGAACAGAGATGATTCTGACCAAACAAGGAAGTAGGATGTTCCCCTATTGTCGCTTTCGGATCTCCGGCCTGCAGCCGTCCAGGAAGTACACATTGATCATGGACATTCAACCTCTGGATAACAGTAAGTATGAGTGGACTGGCAGCAGCTGGCAGGTCGCTGGGAAGGCAGAGTCTCAGGTGAAGAGTGCACCATTTGCCCATCCAGAGTCTCCTTCAACGGGCCAACACTGGATGCTGAACCCAGTGTCCTTTTACAAACTGAAGCTCACAAACAACCTGACAGACCAAGAGGGTAACACCATGCTGCATCCTATGCACCGCTACCTGCCCCGTTTGCACATCTTTCAAACTGACAAGCCTGTTAAAGACATCAAGCTGAGCGGTCCTGCTGTCTTCACCTTCACTTTCCCTCAGACTGAGTTCATGGCCGTCACAGCGTACCAGAACTCTCACTTTGCTCAGCTGAAGGTCGACTGTAACCCGTTCGCTAAAGGACTGAAGGAGGACATCTCAAAGCTAAAAGTGAACTCTAAAAAAGATTATAGCAAAGATGGaggcacaacaacaaacaagctgCATCCTGTGAAGAAGAGCTTGAAGTCTTTACTGGAAAACCATAAACTGAGAACCTCAAAAGCAGCGAACTTGATGCCTTCAGTGTCATGTGACCTGCAGACTACAAACAGAGATCAGTCGGCTGCAAAGATCAGTGGGGAAAGTTCACG TTCTCCTCCAGCTCAGAAGTTATTTTCTGAGCTGATTCGTGAGGCTCACGTTTCACTACAAAGATGCAACATGGACCagctgagcaacaacaacatccaTCACACAACTGAGTGGACCAACACTAAAACAACAACTCTAAAACACAATGGACAAGAGGGCAGTAAACCTGTCAGAACACACGGTGAAACATCAGCTACAAACAAAGATGAAGCTGTTGTGAGTACCAGGAAAGTGAGGCAAGACCCTGTGAAGTCACTGAACATCAGTACTGATTGTCCTGCTACATCAGCTTCATCAACTCCATTAGCGGCCCACTACTTGTCTGTGGACTCGGAGCACCAACAGGACTTGTCTGTGGATTCCGAGCGCCAACAGAACTCTTTTGTGGAATCAGAGCACCAACAGAATTCGTCTGTGGACTTAGCGCACACACTGAACTCTTCTGTGGACCAACCAAAGCCTGAAGCTCCGTCAGAAGACCAAGTTAAACAACACAAACGTCCGGCACAGCTGCCTCTTCCAGCTCTAgctctgtttttaaagcagcacTCTACAAAACGTAAAAAAGCAAAGATCAGGCAGGACTCTCCTCCCCCAGCACTCCCGTCTGAAACTTCTTCTGAACCCATGACTTTGAATCCTGCTTCCTCAAAGGACCCCCCTAAAGATATAACTCAGTCCAAAAAACAGACGTCCTCATGTGCTGATGAATGTCTTTCACCTGATGAACCCAGCACTTGGCCTTCCAGTCCATCAGGTCAGGAAGCTACAGCTGCTTCGAACGGACAAAGAACTGATTATATGTCTATGTCAGACCCTGAAATCACCACCGAACATCAGGCTGATAGTCCACCTGTGTTATCCAGCTCAGATGAGCTTCTTTGTCCCCCTTTGACATCTTTTTCCCCCATGAGCTCCTTTTCTCTTATCCCCTCACCATCCTCTGACCTGGTGTTACCTGTTGAGATTTCACACCCATCAGCCTCCCCCACCATGAAGACTGAGTGTCTGCTTCCTGATCCAGAGTGTTCTTCTTTTGCCTTTGAGCCATTGTCTCCTACAAGTTCTCCTGAACCATTACCTTCGCTGCCTGTCTCTATAACTTTAGAACTCAGCTCTCAGACTTCTGAATATAAATGTGTTCATCCTGAAGAAGAATCAGCTGAATCAGTGTTTAAATGGCATACAGTGTTACCTCCACCTGAGCCTGACGTCCACTCTTCATTCACAACATTTCAGTCCACGCCACACACTCTTCCTTTAGCCTCTGTTCCATCTCCTGTGCTGCCTTCAGAGACTGCCTCCCTCCCTGAACCACAGTCTTTGGACCCATCCACATCGCCCCCTGAGATGTTTCAGGTAAACGAACAGTCACTACCATTCTCTGCAGAGCTGTCCCCCCTCGCACTCCAGCTGCCACTGTCTCCAACCTTCTCCTCTTTAGACGGAGACCCGTTATCACCCACGCCATCACTAGCTGACCTTGTGCACCTTTTCTCCATGGACGATGACCTGGGGTTGGGGGTGGAGTTTTCAAACTCAGAGTCGGTGGCTGCAACCTGCCTGCCTTCAAGCACAGTTGAAGCAGACCCACAGGAGTCGTCTCAGCCGCTGCAGATGGTCCAAGCCAACAAACCCTGCAAACGCAGGAAGAAGTGTCGCCGACGAAAGGTCGCTAGGACCCACACGGATCAGGAGAAAGACAACTCCACCTACACCTGCATGCAGGCGAAccttgaggaggtggaggagcagctgtttATCTCCTTCACATCAAAG gAGGCCCTCAAACTTCACATTGTGGACTCTTTAAAAGTATCAGACCCTGAGGCTCAGAGAACACATGAAGGTCACCTGCAGACACCTGAAGGTCACCTGCAGACACCGGAGGACTCACCTGAGCATG ACAGCTTGGAGAAAAAGATTGCTGCCTTCCAGAAGATCCTCCTGAGAGACCTGAAACTGAtgagacacagacaggtgaTCCATCCTGTGCTGCAGGAAG TGGGTCTGAAGATGAACCTGCTGGATCCCACTCAGGCCATAGACCTGCAGTACTTGGGGGTCCGCCTGCCCCTGCCCCCACCTGGACTCTCTGTGGATCCCTCAAATCCAG gtgtttgtggtGCATTCGTGTCCCGGACAGGAAAAACAACAGATGTGACTCAGATTAAAGGCTGGAGAGAGAAGTTCAGTCCATCAGAGGCTCCACCCCCTCCTGCACTACCTGAAG TTGGTCCTGGTCCTGACACGCAGAAGAAGAACCTCTCTGCATTCTGTAGTGACATGTTGGATCAGTACCTGGAGAATGAGGGAAAGCTGATTGATCGGCAAGTTGACAGTCTGTCTCAGCAGCAGTCTGACCCTCCAGTCTACCAACTGCCCACCACCAGCACTAGCTACGTCCGGACCCTTGACAGCATCCTGAAGAAGCAGGTGGCCTCAGACCTGATATCTGGATTCATTCCCCCCTCGAAGAGACCCAAACTCCCTCCAAAGGAGCCCCGAACCTACCTGAGAGAAACCACCAAGCAGAGAGGTCCAAAATCACACAAACCAAGACCAGAATCTGCTCTTACATCTGGATCCAGTCCAGCTGAGTCAACCCATATCACCAAACTGCCCATTGTTCCGACTGCAGCTGCCTCCCTTTCTTCAGCAGCCCCCCCTATATCAGAACCCTTGGCCCCAATCAACAAACCTAAGAAACAGAGACACATTGTGAGAGTCCCATTTGCATCAGGACCGCCCCCAAAGGTAAAGGAGAGCAGGAAGCTTAAACCCAGGACCATGTCCCAGACCCTAATCCACCCCAGCATTACCAATGTTGTCTCAGAAGACCTGGCTCCACTGGATTCAGACCCAGAACAGGGGAATAAGACTCATAGTGTTCCTGTGATGACAAGGGGTCTGCTGAGACAGAAGGACCTGGAGGATGGAGGGGTCTGGGAAGGAAAACCCAGAACCAGAATCACAGAAGAGAGGGCTGCCGTTGCTCTGACATCACTGTTCACTCTTAAG GGCTTTGTCATCGAAAATCCGACCACTCCGGTGCAGGTGGTTCGCAGACAGGCCCCTCCCTGCCTGAATGAGTTCTGCCGGCTGggctgtgtgtgctgcagctTGTCTCATGGCTGCAGGATCAGTCACTGCGGCCGGCCCGCCTGCATGCTGGGCTGCAGCTGCCTCAAACAGAAGGTGGTTCTCCTCAAGCACCTTGACCCGGACTCAAGCCCCTCCCACCagggaaacaggaagaggaggaggaggaggaggatgaagatggCTTATG TTCTGAAGGAGGCGGACTCAGTTTCCCAGCCTGCCCAACGGGTCCGTACTCTGTGGAAGAGGGATGGCAGAGACTCAGATCAAGATCCGATTCACATCCCTAAAGCAGTTCATCGGCCCTGCCCATCA GAGAGGACAACAGTTAGCAGCTGTGCCAGGGTCAGAGGTTATTTCCTGAAGAGGCGGAGCCACAAAGTGAAG GACACACCTGAGGACAAAAAATCTAAAGACGGTCGTTTGAAACGTGTGAAATTGAAGGACCCTCAGCGCTCCACACCCTCAGCAG CACTTGGACCAGATCAGGTTGTTTCCTCTGTCCAGTCCCCTAGTTCTTGTATCGAGTTAACCCCGAAGCCGTCCAAGCGTCTGATCATCCTGACGGAGGGTAAGTGGGGCAGCGCCGCCGACAGGAGCATGGTGTTAAAGCACCTGTGTGAGCGAATGGCTCAGGACCAACTCAACCAATCGTTCTGCCTTGGGGGGTACCGCATAACTCCCATCAGCCAGACTGCTGAGGGGGACGGGGCTGACAGCTGCATACAGTATAGAGTCCACATCTCCATACCAGAACCAGAAAAACCAGCACAACAAGCACCTAACACAGACCAACAACAG GAACACATGAAACAGGTTTTCAGGGAGGCGGATCCTCCTGAGGAATGGCAGAGAGAGGTGGAAGCGAAAGAGGCTGAGCCTCCTGAAGATTGGCAGAGAGCattggaggaggaagaggcggAGCCTAGTGAAGACTggcagagagaggtggaggaggatgaggcAGAGCCTCCTGAAGATTggcagagagaggtggaggaggaagaggaagaggcggAGCCTAGCAAAAATGACCAAACAAAGGATGTCAGTGAGGAGAAGGCAGCATCAACTTATCACCAGGTGCACGATGCGAACCACAGAGAAGAACAGGACATaagatcagagaagaagaagaggatcaGTTTGGGTCTGCCATTCCTCACAGGAGTCTCACCTGCTGGCTTCCTGATGACCAAGAGGAAGCAGCCAGGAGGAACAGACCACCTGGTCCAG GTGAATGGGAAACTCTATCCTCTGGCTAAGATCCAGTTGGGACAGATGGGGGCACTTCATCCTGCGAACAGATTGGCAGCTTACCTGACGGGGCGAGTGGGgtcaaacaggaagcagcatgGCTCCTCCGCTGAACCTCACCAGAGCCGAAGTCCTGGAACGCCCCACCataatgtttcctcctcttctcctgtgGTCGGCATTCCTCTACCCAAACCTCAGCCGTCAGTCCCAATTCCCTCCATCCAGACCCCACCAACAG AGTCTCATCTGCCAGTCTTCCTCCACCAATCAGCTGCCTTGTCTAACCCGCCAACACCTGAGGGGACAGGGTCTCGGGTAGTGACAATGATGTTGTACCCAAATAGGACAGGAAAGACCAACCAGGTTACAGTGGTACCTGCAGCATCTTCTAGCTCCGCCCACCTACCAG GTCCAAACCCGGCTCTGAAGGTCTCTCAGGTGTGGATGGTCCCAGCCACGGGTCCTCTTCAGGGTCCTGTTCGGGGTCCGTCACCAACCTCCACTGGTCAGAGGATGATACTGAAGCCAGTTCAGACCACATCAGGGTTACAATTCTACCGCAGACCTGACGGGAAACTTGTTCAACTGGTCCCCCTCAGCCAGCTGAGACCAGTCCCCAAGATCCAGGAAAAGAACAAGATCCAGGACCAGAAAAAGATCCAGGACCAGACCTGTTCTGTGCAGAAAG TCCTCCAGCCTGCTTACTGTCAGACCTCAGACCCCCAATCCCTGCCCCTCCTCCCTGCCCCAACCCAGCCCCCTTCTGCTGTCTTGGCTCAAAGGGAGACTTGTAAATTTAAAGTCTTCCCCACTGACCACACAAAGGACCCAATGATTGTCACCTGTGTGAAAGTCCCGCTCCCTCCCCCAACCAAGATGGCCGCCTCCTCCCCACTCCTCCCCAAGGCCTCTGTGAATCTTCTCTCCCTCAATCCAGATAAAGGTGAGGGGGCAAGCTTGGGTGTGAAGACTGTGACAACGGCCCCTTGTGGGGTGGTAGTCCATCAGAAACCTCATACCATAATCCAGACCACTAGTAGATCCCAGTCCAACCCTCCAGGGTCAGAGGTCTCTCTATCCCCACCTCAACCCCCAGCCCACAGGACCGGACCTGAGCCAGAGCCGTGTAGCAACCTAAGGGACCTGGACATGATGTGTGTGGAGACTGAGGTGGTTGCTGCCGGGACAGTTGTTGGAGACAAGCAGCAATCAGAGACCTTGGAAACTGAGGAGACGGAGAACTCGTCAGACTTTGAGGAGGAAACAGATGAAGAAAGAGATTCAGTCAAATCTCAG CCTGACAACATACGTCACAACATGTTGGAGAAGCAGCgtagagtgaagatgatgaagctGTTTAAAAATCTGAGGAGAGAATTGGGACAGGACGAGAAGACACCAAAGATCCACATCCTCAAAAAG GCGAAGGAGGCGATCCAAGAGCTGAGGACTGCACAAACAAATCTTACAGGGATAAAGAGGttgctgatgaagaggagggaccACTATCTCAACATCATTGCTCCCCCCACag GAAGTAAACACAAGGAGGTGATCGAGGAGGCAGGGCTTCTGTCGGACAAGATGTATGAGCTGACAGACAACTCATCTGATGAGGAGAAAGTCATCGCCTTGACAACAAATGTGATGGATTCTCAG GTGGAACATGATGTTCAAAGTGTCACCATGGGGATGATGGATGAGATTGGTCAGCTGAGTGATGCCCAGAGGAGTCTGTCGAGCATCATGGAGGACCTGGACTCAAA AGACGCTTTGAGTGCAAAGAAGTTGCTGCGAGATCAGAGAGTCAACACCGCCTTCAAAGCTCTCCAGTCCGTGATGAATGACAAAAACTCTGCAAGGACACACCTGTTGAAACAG GCTTGTCGGGAGATTCAGACACTGCAGTGTGAGATGAAACTACTGAAGAGTCTGAAGAGCTGTCTGAGACAGCAGAGAGACGCCTACATGAAGAAGATCCAGCAGGGGTCAG gtaaaaGTCAGCAGGGAATCCTCAGGAAACACCAGGTGTCCAAGAAAGACAAAGCAGCCAATCATCTTCAAGATACAGAAGGGGGTGTGGCTTCCTCATCAACTGATGATGACATCATATTAACTTCCTCCAACCTGCAGCAGCCTATTAAGGCTCCTCACACTCTGACCCCGCCCACACCTACACCTGTGcagacacattttctgaaaaatccacCTGTCCTGGCTCCCACTGTTACCCACAATTCATCAGGAGTTAAGGACAGGACGAGGACGATCCCAAACATCCTGACTCGCAGAAGGAAGATGGTGAAGGGTGAGAAGG AGCTGCCGCTCTATCAGGCTCTAGTTCCCACTGAGGCTCTGTCCCTGGCAGGGGCCTTGTTGCCGGGGCAACCAGTCCTGACTATGACCCCGGTGATGTCAGGGCCTTCTGTGCTGCAGACGTCTGCTTCAGCCG GCGTGGCCTCAGTGACCCTCAGCATCCCAGGCCTGACCAATCAGCAGATCCACATAACCTCACTGCCCCAACCACAAACTG ctcaaaacatcaacaaccagCTGCAACTGGTTCaaccaacaaaacaacaagaacaactaATGACACGTAACACAGACCAACAACCAACCACCCATGAACAACTAGTGATACAACAGCAACCAGTGACACAACAACAGCAACCAGTGACACAACAACAGCAACCAGTGACACAACAACAGCAACCAGTGTCACAGCAACTAGTGACACAAAAAGTAGTGGCACAACAACAACCAGTGACACAACCACCACCAGTGAACTGTCAACAGACTCCACAGGTCAGTCCTGGCGAGTCCTCCTTTCGGCGTCTTGGGTTAGAGGATTCAGTGGGCGTGTCTATCAGAGGCGGGGCTGACTGCCTTACATCGCTCCTCGACGAGATTGTCTTCCTCAACCAGCAGAACTCCAAGGAGACTGAAGTGGGGGTACTGTTTCCAGGGAAACAATTCTTTGAGGTGGGGCTGCAGGAGGAAAGTAGCACTGTGGGCGAAGTCTCAGAGCAGGGCGGGGCCTCAGAGCCAGGCGGCGCCTCGGAGCAGGGGAGCCCATGGCTCCTGCGGCTGGATTCTGACTCTGAGGACACAGTTACCACGGAGACAGCACAGACAGAGACCACTACGGGCCAATCACAGCCTAGTCCTGTTGTCCTGACTCCGCCACCCCTGCTGCAGATGAAGGTGGGCGGGGCAACAGAGGCAGACCTCTCCAGCATTGATGGAGCAGCAGTAGtgggagaggagacgaggagggaTGGAGACATGACCTGGAGGCCGATGCCAAGGTTGGTCCCTCTGGGCCTGAGAGGACATGCCTCTAGCTGA